In a genomic window of Pedobacter sp. KBS0701:
- a CDS encoding alpha-amylase family glycosyl hydrolase produces MKRIINHLVSCVHETKRVKTIVYLLLLVIICSMACKKASDGVLEPAPTDQKADLPAGAKDGVVFINNGTSAIVTLYAPGKKSVALIGEFNNWSTSATPMKNTTDGNYWWIQVDNLNPATEYAYQFYVDGSLKVADPYCEKVLDPDNDQYISAATYPNLKAYPTGKTTGIVSVMQANQPVYTWKNSGFTRPDKNNLVIYELLIRDFTSDHNYASTLAKLDYLTGLGINAIELMPVNEFEGNLSWGYNPSFYFAPDKYYGTKTALQNFIDECHGRGIAVIMDMVLNHSFGQSPMVQLYFDGSKPTANSPWFNVDAKHPFNVGYDFNHESSATKKFSKDVMKFWMQQYKIDGFRFDLSKGFTQKQSTDDTQFRLYDAGRVAIWKDYNGYIKSLDPNFYVILEHFAEESEEKVLADDGMMLWNNLNYNMNEATMGWLDNSNFQWGFYANHGFTRSDGLVTYGESHDEERLNFKNITYGNASGSYVIKGNLATSLKREELAAAFLFSIPGPKMVWQFGELGYDINIDFNGRTGEKPIKWDYYTDPNRKALYNAYAKFIKLKKNNSIFNSGNSTYNLAGGVKYIKLTEGSNTVVVVGNFDVVSQTANIDFGSAGTWIDAVGNGVNFSGSTYTKTLAPGEYHIFSSVALK; encoded by the coding sequence ATGAAAAGAATAATTAACCACCTTGTTTCGTGTGTGCACGAAACAAAAAGAGTCAAAACCATTGTTTACCTTTTACTATTAGTAATAATATGTAGTATGGCCTGTAAAAAAGCGTCAGATGGTGTTTTAGAACCTGCGCCAACTGATCAAAAAGCTGATCTGCCTGCAGGAGCCAAAGATGGTGTCGTGTTTATCAATAACGGGACATCGGCCATTGTAACCTTGTATGCGCCCGGTAAAAAATCGGTTGCACTAATCGGCGAATTTAACAATTGGTCAACCAGCGCAACACCGATGAAAAACACAACCGATGGAAATTACTGGTGGATCCAGGTTGATAATTTAAACCCAGCTACAGAATATGCCTATCAGTTTTATGTAGATGGAAGCCTGAAAGTAGCCGATCCCTATTGCGAAAAAGTGCTTGATCCGGATAATGATCAATATATTTCTGCGGCGACTTACCCAAACTTAAAAGCTTACCCAACAGGTAAAACTACAGGAATTGTGAGTGTGATGCAGGCCAATCAACCCGTTTATACCTGGAAGAATAGCGGCTTTACGCGTCCAGATAAAAATAACCTGGTGATTTATGAATTGCTGATCCGCGATTTTACCTCCGATCATAATTATGCATCAACCTTGGCCAAACTCGATTATTTAACTGGTTTGGGTATCAATGCTATTGAGTTAATGCCGGTAAATGAATTTGAGGGAAATTTAAGCTGGGGTTATAATCCTTCTTTTTACTTTGCCCCCGATAAGTATTATGGTACTAAAACCGCTCTGCAAAACTTCATCGATGAATGCCATGGCCGCGGAATAGCCGTAATTATGGATATGGTATTAAATCACTCTTTTGGTCAATCGCCTATGGTGCAATTGTATTTCGATGGCTCAAAACCTACTGCAAACAGCCCATGGTTTAATGTTGATGCTAAACATCCATTTAATGTAGGTTACGATTTTAACCATGAAAGTTCGGCGACTAAAAAATTCTCGAAAGACGTGATGAAGTTTTGGATGCAGCAATATAAAATTGATGGTTTTCGTTTTGATCTGTCAAAAGGATTTACACAGAAACAATCAACAGATGATACACAGTTCAGGTTATACGATGCTGGTCGTGTCGCCATCTGGAAAGACTATAATGGCTACATTAAAAGCTTAGACCCTAATTTTTATGTGATTTTAGAACATTTTGCCGAAGAATCAGAAGAAAAGGTATTGGCTGATGACGGTATGATGCTTTGGAATAACCTCAATTACAATATGAACGAGGCCACAATGGGCTGGCTGGATAATTCCAATTTTCAGTGGGGCTTTTATGCCAATCATGGCTTCACCAGGTCTGATGGTCTGGTTACCTATGGTGAAAGTCACGACGAGGAACGTCTGAACTTTAAAAATATCACTTATGGAAATGCTTCAGGCAGTTATGTGATTAAAGGAAACCTGGCCACTTCCTTAAAAAGAGAAGAACTTGCAGCAGCATTTTTGTTCAGTATACCCGGACCGAAAATGGTTTGGCAATTCGGAGAACTGGGTTATGATATCAACATCGATTTTAATGGTAGAACAGGCGAAAAGCCAATTAAATGGGATTATTATACTGATCCAAACCGTAAAGCCCTGTACAATGCCTACGCTAAATTTATCAAATTGAAAAAGAATAACAGCATTTTTAATTCAGGCAATTCAACTTATAACCTGGCGGGAGGCGTTAAATACATCAAGTTAACCGAAGGGAGCAATACTGTTGTGGTTGTAGGTAATTTTGATGTGGTGAGCCAAACGGCAAATATCGATTTCGGATCGGCTGGAACCTGGATCGATGCGGTTGGAAATGGTGTTAACTTTTCGGGCAGTACGTATACGAAAACGTTGGCGCCTGGTGAATATCATATTTTTAGTAGCGTAGCTTTAAAATAA
- a CDS encoding RNA polymerase sigma factor yields the protein MDNKLAHHLLWERLRTGDKDAFFDLYTALYYPLVNFGIRVCADADTASEATDLVFTTVWEKHESLIRVDNVEAYLRTFLKRKLLRILERKRKINDALFNAGADGDWMEMSYEEFIVKVQSDELVQHQLKNALEKLTFRQKQLIHLKFFEGLSYEQIAEQSNQTIKTAYNTIYDALKILRKEFNA from the coding sequence ATGGATAACAAATTAGCGCATCATTTATTATGGGAACGATTACGGACTGGCGATAAAGATGCATTTTTTGATCTCTATACGGCACTTTATTATCCATTGGTTAATTTCGGGATCAGGGTTTGTGCCGATGCCGATACGGCCAGTGAAGCCACCGACCTCGTTTTTACCACTGTATGGGAAAAGCATGAAAGTTTAATCCGGGTTGACAATGTTGAAGCTTACCTGCGCACCTTCTTAAAACGGAAATTGCTCAGGATTCTCGAAAGAAAGCGTAAAATTAATGATGCCCTTTTTAATGCAGGTGCAGATGGCGATTGGATGGAGATGAGCTACGAAGAATTTATTGTAAAGGTGCAAAGCGACGAACTGGTACAGCACCAACTCAAAAATGCATTGGAAAAACTCACTTTTCGCCAGAAACAACTGATCCATTTAAAGTTTTTTGAAGGCTTAAGTTACGAGCAGATTGCCGAACAGAGCAACCAGACGATAAAAACGGCCTACAATACCATTTATGATGCCCTTAAAATCCTGAGAAAGGAATTTAATGCATAA
- a CDS encoding IS110 family transposase, with product MIATTKFFIGIDISKPHFDVALMAVVNHVKQEIATARFDNTAPGIKLFEKWLKSQKTTFNGDSLVVMENTGIYHRLIWTFCSNRNLPIHIGNAAHIKWSFGIARGKNDKIDSIRLCNYAFKEADDLKATAALDPELMLLKDLISARTKLLKQRSGISVSVKELGNVNGKEHQKLIEKALKNAIEGIAKSIRNLEDQIKKIITGNQGFKQNYKLLLSIPGIGHVTAVYLIGCTGNFAGRPSGKELACYAGVVPFEHSSGISIKGKTRVHRMANKELKRLLHMCALSLIQHNQEFKTYYNRKKDEGKHSMSIINAVRNKIALRVAAVIKNQASYKNNYKIAA from the coding sequence ATGATTGCCACTACAAAATTTTTTATCGGTATTGATATTTCCAAACCGCACTTCGATGTTGCATTAATGGCCGTTGTGAACCATGTAAAACAGGAAATAGCCACCGCACGGTTTGATAACACCGCTCCAGGTATAAAGCTATTTGAGAAGTGGTTGAAATCTCAGAAAACCACATTCAATGGGGACTCCCTGGTTGTCATGGAAAATACGGGGATCTATCATCGTTTAATATGGACTTTCTGCAGCAACAGAAATCTGCCCATCCATATTGGCAATGCCGCCCATATCAAATGGAGTTTTGGGATAGCAAGGGGCAAAAATGATAAAATAGACAGTATCCGTTTATGCAACTATGCCTTTAAGGAAGCGGATGACCTAAAGGCTACAGCTGCCCTGGATCCCGAACTGATGCTCCTGAAAGATCTGATATCAGCGAGGACAAAGCTGCTCAAACAAAGGTCCGGCATTAGCGTTTCGGTAAAAGAACTTGGCAATGTCAATGGTAAAGAACATCAGAAACTGATTGAAAAAGCACTTAAAAATGCAATTGAGGGTATCGCAAAGTCAATCAGGAACCTCGAAGATCAGATCAAAAAAATTATCACAGGAAACCAGGGTTTCAAGCAGAACTACAAACTATTGCTCAGTATCCCTGGGATAGGACATGTTACCGCAGTATACCTGATTGGCTGCACTGGAAATTTTGCAGGGCGCCCCAGCGGAAAAGAACTGGCCTGTTATGCAGGGGTTGTACCATTTGAACACAGCAGTGGTATAAGTATCAAAGGTAAAACAAGAGTACACCGGATGGCCAATAAAGAGCTTAAAAGATTGCTGCATATGTGTGCATTATCTTTGATTCAACATAATCAGGAATTCAAAACATATTACAATAGAAAAAAGGATGAAGGGAAGCACAGCATGAGCATAATTAATGCCGTTAGAAACAAGATAGCATTAAGAGTTGCTGCTGTTATAAAAAATCAAGCCAGCTATAAAAATAACTATAAAATAGCTGCTTAA
- a CDS encoding FecR family protein produces MVDRSKFNAEDFLVDSTFQQYCAGTDKLCIGYWEKYINAHPEQEAVIAEAKKLYVILSGNKRPLVKQVEQFKENMFPATEEKVLKLQRYLWLKIAAAIILVLGGVLIYSTYYKSTGTNNVVPDVYTFATKNGERKKIMLPDGTSVLLNAMSILTIAKDFNDKYREVTLTGEAFFDVKHNKEKPFKVHTNDFNINVLGTAFNVKAYPDEISSEATLIRGLITMEGVNGNGGVITLKPSQKVTFYKSVAPQQKNKLVKPAAPQPEITINHYTKIKDSTIVETAWTQNRIEIYDQDFSEIKNVLEKWYNVEISFTDPTLEKYRFTATITNETIEEVLHALKATENNFKYEIKGKQVIISK; encoded by the coding sequence ATGGTTGATAGAAGTAAATTCAATGCAGAAGACTTTCTTGTTGACAGCACTTTCCAGCAATACTGCGCTGGAACAGATAAGCTATGCATTGGATATTGGGAGAAATACATTAATGCACACCCCGAACAGGAAGCGGTAATTGCAGAGGCAAAAAAACTTTATGTGATATTGAGCGGTAACAAACGCCCGCTGGTTAAGCAGGTAGAACAATTTAAAGAAAATATGTTTCCTGCCACTGAAGAAAAAGTCCTTAAACTACAGCGTTATTTATGGTTAAAAATTGCCGCTGCCATAATTTTGGTGCTTGGTGGGGTTTTAATTTATAGCACCTATTATAAAAGTACAGGTACAAATAACGTAGTACCCGATGTTTACACTTTCGCTACAAAAAATGGTGAACGTAAAAAAATTATGTTGCCTGATGGCACCTCTGTGCTGTTAAATGCCATGAGTATTTTAACCATTGCTAAAGATTTTAATGATAAATACCGCGAAGTTACTTTAACAGGTGAGGCGTTTTTTGATGTGAAACATAATAAGGAAAAACCTTTTAAAGTACATACCAACGATTTTAACATCAATGTACTGGGTACCGCTTTTAATGTAAAAGCTTATCCGGATGAAATCAGCTCAGAAGCCACTTTGATTCGCGGTTTAATTACCATGGAAGGCGTAAACGGAAATGGCGGTGTAATTACTTTAAAGCCAAGTCAGAAGGTTACGTTTTACAAAAGCGTAGCTCCGCAGCAAAAGAATAAATTGGTCAAACCTGCAGCACCACAGCCCGAAATTACCATTAACCATTACACCAAAATAAAGGACAGCACTATTGTTGAAACCGCGTGGACACAAAACCGGATCGAAATTTACGATCAGGATTTTAGCGAGATCAAAAATGTGCTGGAGAAATGGTACAATGTTGAAATCAGTTTCACTGACCCGACGCTTGAGAAATACCGTTTTACGGCAACCATTACCAATGAGACCATTGAAGAAGTATTACATGCATTAAAAGCAACCGAAAATAATTTTAAATATGAGATAAAGGGAAAACAGGTAATTATCTCAAAATAG
- a CDS encoding SusC/RagA family TonB-linked outer membrane protein, translating to MKLACIMVFITCLNVSASVFSQEKISLDVKKTKLARVLQIIEQQSSYHFVYSSSYVPVNKDISITVTNTLVTDVLAAILNRTNLKYSVSDGGLIVISKNKEVPISGTVKDALGGTLPGASVRVKGTGIGTSTDINGKFSLNAPENAVLVVSYAGFQTKEVGIGSQTSITIVLTEDTKQLTDVVVTALGIKKERRALGYSVTQVSGETLTQARENNVANSLVGKVAGLDISSTSGGVGAATSVTIRGVSSLSQTNQPLYVINGVPMENKPVGLNNLNGNGNSGSQYDNAPDLGDAVGNLNPDDIESISVLKGAAAAALYGYRAKAGVILITTKSGKGNSIELNSNYVAEQVMDRTNWQYVYGQGANGVKPIDAAAAAQVGGSSWGAKLDGSNVIQFDGISRPYSAQKNNIEDFYRTGGTWSNTLALNKSFDGGTIRLSANDVHNNSVVPNSGLNRQSFNLVGTFNPIKRLTIDARMNYILEQAKNRPMVSDGAGNANYNVAFLPTSVSVKNLDPWKDANGNEIQYNKGNAYATNPWFAANEFVNDTKRDRLISSFNARYTFDNGLFVQGRAGRDAYNDTYKNVVPSGTAYYAPGKIVEQATKFADVNVDVLIGKPFKVDEDFSVTPNIGASYRRTNITQTTNSGADFAVSGVYNILNAKNKSVAYVASEAETQSVYGTLELAYKDILYLTGSGRTDWFSTLATPGKDNKLNVVYPSISGSFVFSELWKPSFLSFGKVRAGYAVVGQATDPYQTLLTYSLRSEVLNGLPLGTISNVNIPNSALKASKASELEIGTEMRFFGDRLNLDFTWYKKISKDEITFVTTSTSTGYSGAVLNSGKIQNKGVELLLSGQVVKNKDLVWTSSLNGSYNDNKVISLADGVTSNLIATSRSGVGFLQNIPGKAASQVMAYDYKYDASGNIMLGANNAPQRGDLVAYGSAYNKWFAGWNNEFNYKGATLSFLIDGKWGGKVFSATDYYGYVFGLHQATLENREALGNTAATYYQLSADNVSNKFVQDASFIKFRQMTLGYNFPAKMFNNKIHGLNVSLVGRNLFILMKKTDNIDPESSYNATFPGLELGGVPPVRTFGVNLSVKL from the coding sequence ATGAAACTAGCCTGTATTATGGTTTTCATTACCTGCCTTAATGTTTCTGCATCGGTTTTTTCGCAGGAAAAAATTTCACTGGATGTTAAGAAAACAAAACTGGCCAGGGTTTTACAGATTATTGAGCAGCAAAGCAGTTACCATTTTGTTTACAGCTCTTCCTACGTTCCCGTAAATAAGGATATAAGTATTACTGTAACCAATACTTTGGTTACCGATGTTTTGGCAGCCATTTTAAACAGAACCAACCTGAAATATTCTGTTTCTGATGGCGGCTTAATTGTCATTAGCAAAAATAAAGAAGTCCCCATTTCCGGAACAGTAAAAGATGCGCTTGGCGGTACTTTGCCGGGAGCCAGCGTGAGGGTTAAAGGAACAGGAATAGGCACATCTACCGATATTAATGGTAAATTTTCTCTTAATGCCCCGGAAAATGCAGTTTTGGTGGTTTCTTATGCAGGTTTTCAAACCAAAGAAGTAGGTATAGGCTCACAGACCAGCATTACTATCGTTTTAACGGAAGATACCAAACAGCTTACCGATGTGGTAGTTACGGCTTTGGGTATTAAAAAAGAAAGAAGGGCTTTAGGCTATTCGGTTACGCAGGTAAGTGGCGAAACCTTAACCCAGGCCAGGGAAAATAATGTGGCCAACTCGTTAGTAGGTAAAGTGGCTGGTTTAGATATTAGCTCAACATCAGGTGGTGTGGGCGCGGCAACCAGCGTAACCATCCGTGGGGTTTCCAGTTTAAGTCAAACCAACCAGCCTTTATATGTAATTAACGGTGTACCCATGGAGAATAAACCAGTGGGTTTAAATAACCTGAATGGTAATGGGAACTCAGGTAGTCAATATGATAACGCACCTGATTTAGGAGATGCCGTTGGGAACTTGAATCCAGATGATATTGAAAGTATTTCGGTGTTAAAAGGTGCCGCTGCAGCGGCCTTATACGGTTATCGTGCAAAAGCCGGGGTAATTTTGATCACCACTAAAAGTGGAAAGGGCAACAGCATCGAACTTAATTCCAATTATGTTGCAGAACAGGTAATGGACAGAACCAATTGGCAATATGTTTACGGACAGGGCGCCAATGGGGTAAAGCCAATTGATGCAGCAGCTGCTGCACAGGTAGGCGGATCTAGCTGGGGAGCAAAATTAGACGGTTCTAACGTGATTCAGTTTGACGGGATAAGCAGACCATATTCTGCGCAGAAAAATAATATTGAAGATTTTTACCGCACAGGGGGCACATGGTCTAATACCCTTGCTTTAAACAAAAGTTTTGATGGTGGTACCATCCGTTTATCTGCCAACGATGTACATAACAATTCAGTTGTGCCAAATTCTGGCTTAAACAGACAATCTTTTAACCTGGTCGGTACTTTTAACCCAATTAAAAGGTTGACCATTGATGCTCGCATGAACTATATTTTAGAGCAGGCTAAAAACAGACCGATGGTATCAGATGGTGCAGGTAATGCCAATTATAACGTGGCATTTTTACCAACCAGTGTAAGCGTAAAAAACCTCGATCCATGGAAAGATGCCAATGGAAATGAAATTCAGTACAATAAAGGCAATGCTTATGCAACCAACCCCTGGTTTGCGGCAAACGAATTCGTAAACGATACCAAACGCGATCGTTTGATTAGCTCTTTTAATGCCCGTTATACTTTTGATAATGGTTTGTTTGTACAAGGTCGTGCTGGTCGCGATGCTTATAACGACACCTATAAAAATGTAGTTCCATCAGGTACAGCTTATTATGCGCCCGGTAAAATTGTTGAGCAGGCCACCAAATTTGCAGATGTTAACGTCGATGTATTAATCGGCAAGCCTTTTAAAGTAGACGAAGATTTCTCTGTTACTCCAAATATCGGTGCGAGTTACCGTAGAACAAATATAACGCAAACCACCAATAGCGGTGCCGATTTCGCCGTTTCCGGCGTTTATAATATTCTTAACGCTAAAAATAAATCGGTGGCGTATGTCGCATCCGAAGCCGAAACACAATCGGTATATGGTACACTTGAACTTGCCTATAAAGATATTTTATATTTAACAGGTAGCGGACGTACCGACTGGTTTTCTACACTGGCAACGCCTGGTAAAGACAATAAGTTAAATGTGGTTTATCCTTCCATTAGCGGTTCATTTGTTTTCTCAGAACTTTGGAAACCATCATTCTTAAGCTTTGGTAAAGTTAGGGCAGGTTATGCAGTAGTTGGTCAGGCCACAGATCCTTATCAAACTTTGTTAACCTATAGTTTAAGAAGTGAGGTTTTAAACGGATTGCCATTGGGTACCATTTCCAACGTAAATATTCCTAATTCTGCATTAAAAGCTTCAAAAGCATCAGAATTGGAGATCGGAACGGAAATGCGCTTCTTCGGAGATCGTTTAAACCTCGATTTTACCTGGTACAAAAAAATATCTAAAGATGAAATCACGTTTGTAACCACATCTACATCGACTGGTTATAGTGGTGCGGTTTTAAATTCTGGTAAAATTCAAAATAAAGGAGTAGAGCTGTTGTTATCGGGTCAGGTGGTAAAAAACAAAGATTTAGTATGGACTTCTTCTTTGAATGGATCGTATAACGACAATAAAGTAATCTCACTTGCTGATGGTGTTACCTCAAATCTTATTGCCACTTCAAGATCTGGCGTTGGCTTTTTACAGAATATCCCGGGCAAAGCCGCCTCTCAGGTAATGGCTTACGATTATAAATATGATGCTTCAGGAAATATTATGCTGGGTGCAAATAACGCCCCACAGCGTGGTGATCTGGTTGCTTATGGTTCTGCATATAATAAATGGTTTGCAGGCTGGAATAACGAGTTTAATTATAAAGGTGCAACCCTATCTTTTTTGATTGATGGTAAATGGGGTGGAAAAGTATTCTCTGCAACTGATTATTATGGTTATGTTTTTGGTTTACACCAGGCTACGCTCGAAAACCGCGAGGCATTGGGTAACACGGCCGCAACTTACTATCAGCTATCGGCAGATAATGTGTCTAATAAATTTGTGCAGGATGCAAGTTTCATCAAGTTCAGGCAGATGACCCTGGGTTATAATTTTCCTGCAAAAATGTTCAACAACAAAATACATGGCTTAAATGTGAGTCTTGTAGGCAGGAACCTGTTTATCCTGATGAAAAAAACGGATAATATCGATCCTGAATCGAGTTATAATGCAACCTTTCCGGGATTGGAACTGGGTGGTGTACCTCCGGTTAGAACATTTGGTGTAAACCTTAGTGTGAAGCTTTAA
- a CDS encoding SusD/RagB family nutrient-binding outer membrane lipoprotein yields the protein MKTNILKKYSLLLCTGMLMISACTKNFEDINTNPSAYGAATFDPNYTLTTAQLTYTGSIDFAYDTWRGNLIYSSTMMQGLSTVVSYWAGDKYLLNEGYTAAYWGSTTVGAYVEQVKPIVDIVEFTKGLPKYNNVRQVARLWKALIFERITDLYGDAPYSEAGQGYYTGNLAPKYDKQQAIYADLLKEVEEATNALDVNGDKVTGDAIYKGDINKWKMFGNTLLLRIAMRLTKVDENTAKAYTQKVIGKTMLSNDDNAFVKHDVSGARVTQNRNSQVLSGDGGQENYYVKWSQTFINKLKTANDPRLAKVAVTGLYLDENSKTQNPNYSADPLLQKGMPNGKDLSGIAGRDVRQDASYTTFPAYSSPNPAMIKKDGVTFILTYTESELLLAEAAQRWAIGGSAATHYASGLSAGITFLSQYDASLAISGTIADAYAAANPYVAANGLEMINTQYWLHTCTMLDFYETWSNWRRSGFPALTPVVYPGNATNGTIPRRFPYPVEEAAKNNANYKAASSAVPGGDNLTGRVWWDK from the coding sequence ATGAAAACGAACATATTAAAAAAATATAGCCTGTTACTTTGTACCGGCATGTTAATGATCTCGGCTTGTACCAAAAATTTCGAGGATATCAATACCAACCCATCTGCTTATGGCGCAGCAACTTTTGATCCCAATTATACGTTAACCACTGCTCAGCTTACCTATACCGGCAGTATCGATTTCGCTTACGATACCTGGAGGGGAAATTTAATCTATTCTTCTACCATGATGCAGGGACTTTCTACTGTGGTAAGTTATTGGGCGGGTGATAAATATTTATTGAATGAAGGTTATACTGCAGCATACTGGGGCAGCACCACTGTAGGTGCTTATGTAGAGCAGGTTAAACCAATTGTAGATATTGTTGAATTTACAAAGGGATTACCTAAATATAATAACGTACGCCAGGTGGCCCGTTTGTGGAAAGCACTGATTTTTGAACGTATTACCGATCTGTATGGCGATGCACCTTATTCTGAAGCAGGACAAGGTTATTATACCGGTAATCTGGCCCCAAAATATGATAAACAACAAGCCATTTATGCCGATTTATTAAAAGAAGTAGAAGAAGCCACCAATGCATTGGATGTAAATGGTGATAAAGTTACCGGCGATGCCATTTATAAAGGTGATATCAACAAATGGAAAATGTTCGGAAATACATTGCTGTTGCGTATTGCCATGCGTTTAACCAAAGTGGATGAAAACACAGCCAAAGCCTACACCCAAAAAGTGATCGGTAAAACCATGCTCAGTAATGATGATAATGCTTTTGTTAAACATGATGTATCTGGTGCAAGGGTAACGCAAAATAGAAATAGCCAGGTATTATCGGGCGATGGTGGTCAGGAAAACTATTATGTTAAATGGTCGCAAACTTTCATTAATAAATTAAAAACAGCAAACGACCCGCGTTTAGCAAAAGTTGCCGTTACAGGCCTTTATCTGGATGAAAACAGTAAAACACAAAACCCCAATTACAGTGCCGATCCGCTTCTGCAAAAAGGAATGCCTAATGGAAAAGACCTGAGTGGTATAGCAGGCAGAGATGTTCGGCAAGATGCTTCTTACACCACATTTCCGGCTTACTCTTCGCCAAATCCGGCAATGATTAAAAAAGACGGCGTTACATTTATTTTAACCTATACCGAAAGCGAACTTTTATTGGCGGAGGCGGCGCAAAGATGGGCAATAGGCGGTTCGGCTGCTACTCATTATGCCAGTGGACTATCTGCAGGTATCACTTTCTTATCGCAGTATGATGCAAGTTTAGCCATTTCGGGTACAATAGCTGACGCTTATGCTGCTGCCAATCCTTACGTTGCTGCCAATGGTTTAGAAATGATCAATACCCAATATTGGTTGCATACCTGTACCATGCTCGATTTTTATGAAACATGGTCTAACTGGCGTCGGTCAGGATTTCCGGCTTTAACCCCAGTGGTTTATCCAGGTAATGCCACCAATGGTACCATTCCACGCCGTTTCCCATACCCGGTTGAAGAAGCGGCCAAAAATAACGCCAATTACAAAGCAGCCTCTTCGGCTGTACCTGGGGGTGACAACCTCACTGGCAGGGTTTGGTGGGATAAATAA